A window of Chryseobacterium aquaeductus genomic DNA:
TTCACAGAGGACGAACTTTACCTCGACGCTTTTACCTGATGGAAATACATTGAAATCAGAAACTGAATATCAGTTTAATTGTGCATCAGGAAACTGTTTTGATGAAGTATTTTCGTTACCGAAGAAAATAAAAAACTTCAATAATAATTTGCTGCTCTCACAGGATGAAATTACATATAAAACACTGAATGCGAATCCGAAATCATTAGTGGTTGATGAAGCGAAGAAAACATATTTTAATAATGCAGCTCAATCTTCAAAGTTAAAATTTACACGATATGATTCTTACGGAAATGTAATAGAGTACCAGAAAGAAAACGGTAATTACGTTTCTGTTATAATGGACAGCAAAGGAAGCAAACCTTTAGCAAAAATTGAGGGAATACAATATGACGGACTTGCTTCTTATCTTCCTAATATTCAAAAACCTTATATCAGCAACAGCTCCGATGCTCTGACAAATCAGGCAGACCCTGTTGCTTATGCCAATGCAAAAGATATAGAATTAAGAGGTTATGTAGCGGGGATGAGAAATAATCTCTCCAATGCAATGGTCACCTCATATACATATGATTCTTACGACAGATTAAAGACTGTGACAGCACCTAATCAATCCGTAGAATTTTATCAGTACGATGGATTAGGAAGACTGTTAAATATCAAAGATATGGAAGGTAGAATTTTGAGAGAGTATTCCTATAATTATTCCGCCAATACTAGTACAACATATCCCTTCTTTTTAGAAAAAGAATGTAATGATGTAAAAAAAGTCATGCTGGTCAAAAATAACTGTGCAAATGGACTAACAGGTGATACGTACGTTTATACAGTTCCAAACAATACATATTGTTCATATATAAATTCTACAGATATTAATGATCAAGTTAATGCAGATATTTTGGCTAATGGACAAAATGAAGCTAATGCAAATGGTAATTGTATTGTTATGAATGAATTTGGTTTAACACCTTTATCAACGATACAATTACATACATCCTCCCTGTATTTGAATAATAATTCTGTTTCAGGATACTTTGTCTTCAAACCTATAGTTACAATGAATAGTCATATAGAGACCTATATAGCAAGAGTTCCCGACAATATGAAACCTTCAGCGGAGAGATATTACAGCTATCATCAATTGAGTACTGGAATAGATCGTTATTGGACATTTGTCATTAAAACCAACGGATATATATTCGTATCCATGAATGGTACACCGTTATCAAGCGGAGAATCAATAAGTATAAGTAACTTCCAATACCAAAAATAAAAACACGATGAAAAAAATATTAATCCCGATCAGTGCGATATTTATCGCAGGCTTCTCGCAAGCCCAGCTGACCAATACAGAAAACTATGTACAGACAAGAGTGTATCTTGAGCCTGTTACAGCATCAAGTTCCACCGCAAAACAAGTACAAACCGTACAATATTTCGACGGTTTGGGAAGACCAAAGCAGGTCGTGAACGTAAAAGCTTCTCCTTTGGGAAAAGATGTGGTGTCTCATATAGAATATGACGGTTTTGGAAGACAGGTGAAAGACTTCCTTCCTATTCCGCAATCCGGAACAATGAATGGAGCCATTGTTCCCAATCCGCTTGCGAATGCTACACAGCCAATGATCTACGGTTCGGAGAAAATTTATTCCGAAAAGATTCTCGAAAACTCACCTTTAGACCGAGTTTTCGAGCAGAAACAAGTGGGAAATGCGTGGAGCAACAAACCCGTAAAGTTTGAATATGATGCCAATGTACATGTAGACTATGTGAGAAAATACGAAACCACAACAACATGGGTGGAGGGTAGAACGCAAACTTCTGTTCAGTTGCTTCAGTATTTCTTGCCCAACCAGTTGTATAAAAATACGGTTACCGATGAAGATGGAAACAAAACCATCGAATTCAAAAATGGACAGGGACAAACCGTTTTGGTGAGAAAAGTGCTTTCTGCGGCAGAAAATGCAGACACATATTATGTTTATAATGAATATGATCAGCTAGCGTTTGTAATTCCTCCTTTGGCATCTGCTCCTACTGTAGAACTGTCAACCGTCGAAAATCTTTATTATCAGTATCGTTATGACGGTAGAAATCGTCTGGTAGAAAAAAAGCTTCCCGGAAAAGGTTGGGAATATATGGTGTATGATAAACAGGATCGTTTGGTGGCAACCAAAGATTCTCAGAATGCGTGGCTTTTTACCAAATATGATAAATTTGGACGAGTAATCTATACCGGACAGGCAGACTTGGGAAGCCGAAGCGCAGCACAGAGCAATCTTGATAATCTTTCAGGAACAGCTGCGCCCAATAACGAAGCCAAAAGCACATCTTCATTCAACCACAGTGGGATGGATATTTACTATAGCAATTCGGCATTTCCCACGAATATTATAAAAATTCTGTCCGTCAATTACTACGACACCTATCCCACAGGAAGTCCGGCAATTCCTACTCAAGTTTTGGGGCAGAATGTTTTACCGCAAGATGCTCAAAATTCCAACATCAGTACCAAAAGTTTACCCACCGCTTCCTATGTGAAAAACATAGAGAATGATAATTGGACAATGAACTACACTTGGTATGACACAAAAGGAAGAGCCATCGGTTCTCACAGCATCAATCATTTGGGAGGATTTACCAAAACAGAATCTGAGCTGGATTTTGCAGGGGTTGTGAAGAAAACAAATACTTACCACAGCAGAAGTTCTCAAAGTACTGAGGTTACCGTAAAAGAGAATTTTACTTATGACCCACAAAATAGGTTAGTCACGCATACCCATCAGGTTAACGGCAATCCTGTAGAAATTTTAGCTGAAAACACATACAACGAGCTCGGACAATTAATATACAAAAACATAGGAGGCGGTCTGCAAAGTGCAGAATATGACTACAACATCCGTGGATGGATGACGGGAATCAATAAAAACAATCTATCTCCAAACGGAATGGGAAGTAAATTATTTGGCTACGATATCCGCTACGAAAACCCTACAAACACGGGTATTTCTCCCGCCAGATTCAATGGAAACATTTCGGAAGTCAACTGGATTGCGGCATATCCGCAAACCCACAAAAGATATGTTTACAATTATGATAAACTAAACCGTCTTACGGCAGCTATATTCCTTAATCCTAACTCTACCACTCCGCTCAATCACATGAATGACGAGATTGTGGATTATGATTTAAACGGAAATATTAGGAGCCTCAGGAGAAATGCAGTACCGTTTTCGGGTACTACGCCTGATATGATCGACGATCTAATCTACACTTACAACGGAAATCAACTTGTACAGATAAATGATAAAAGCAACAACCCCACAGGCTATGAAGGAGGCGGAGAAGGAGGGATTGATTATGATGCCAATGGAAATATGCTCAATATGCCTGCCAAGCGAATTAATCAGATCGGTTATAATTTTCTAAATCTTCCTAACGCACTAAAAATTGAAGACTCAAAGAAAAAACTTTTTCATCTTTATCGTGCAGACGGTTCTAAGCTTAAAAAGATATTTAACTATTTGAAGGATGATGGCAATACCTTTACCACCGTTACAGAATACTTAGACGGTTTTCAGTACCTTACGACAATGGGTACCAAGCCCAACGACATAGATCCTATGGAATTTGCCAACGAGCAGGAAGCGTTTATCGAGCAAATATTGGAGGAAGAACCCATTGCTGCCCTTAAGTTTTTTCCTACTGCAGAAGGATTTTATGATTATGAAAATAATCAGTATATTTACCAGTATAAGGATCATTTGGGGAATGTTCGTGTAAGCTACAAAAAAGGTGTAACCGGTTTAGCGGAAATCACTGATCAGAATGATTATTATCCTTTCGGGATGAGTTTCATCAGAAATAATGAGGAACAAGCTTACTTTGGCACAGGTAGTTATAAAAATTACAAGTACAACGGAAAGGAATTGCAGGAGACTGGAATGTATGATTATGGCGCAAGATTTTATATGCCCGATATTGGAAGATGGGGTGTTGTAGATCCGTTGGCGGAGAAATATCAATCTTTTAGCGGGTACAATTATGTTTTAGGCGACCCTATTGCAAATTATGATCCAGATGGAATGCAGGTGGAAAATGACTATAAGTTACTGCAAAATGGACAAGTTGAGTTAATCAAAGAAACTAATGATAAATCCGACACTTTATATGCAACAGATAAAAAAGGCAATGTTGACAAAAGTAAAGGAAGTGTTACCGTAAATAAAGCAAGTGCAGAATCTAGCAGTATTATTGGAGAATTAGCAAAAGGCGGAATTTCTGACAATTCAAGATATCCTTATATGAGTGGAAGAGATGGAGAAAAAGTGTTTCCATTAGGTATAAATAGAGCAAGAACAACCAATGCCTCAGATGCTGCTAATGTTTTTGTATTTGCTGCTAATAATTCTAATGTTGAATGGGGGTTAGCAGGTTATAATACCGGTAATAATATGACTTATACTATATGGACTGGTCATTCTGATGACAGAACTCCAAGCAGTATTCTATATCAAGGTATTTCAAAATTATCTTTTCATATTCATAGTCATCCAGGAGGCGTAACAATTCCATCTCCTAGAAATGCAGCAAACGATGGAGATTATGGACCGGCAGGTGCTATAAATAATATTTTCTATAAAAATGGTGCTTCTTCCTATCCGAGACATTTTGTATATTCTAATCAAGGACATCACTTATGGGAGTACACTCATACATCAGCAGGAGCTCAAAATTATTATCCTGGTAAACCCGGAGTAAATAAACCTATGCCTGTTGGAAGAACAATTAATTTAAAAGCATTAAGAAGATGAGAAAGATTGTATTTTTAGTATTTTTAACGCTTTTGTATTCCTGTAAAAAAGAAGTAAAAAATCCTTATTTTACCTCTGATGAAATTTACGATAAGGTATTGGAAAGTACAGATATCATTCATAAAGAAATATCAAAAACTGATAGATTATTTTATGTTTTAAACAGATATGATACACTGATTATAATGTCAGTAAAATATGAAAACGTTATAAAACCTACTTTCATGATAAAAAAAGAAGGAACATTTTATACGAAGTGTTGCAAAATAATAATAACTGAACCTTATCGCCCTGTATTTCAAATTATAAAACGAACAAATAAACTTAAACAAAATGATGTTGCTACATATCTTGATATGTATGACGGCAATGAATATCAAAAAGGAGTTATGTACAAGATAAAAGATTTAAATCATTTAGAATTAATTGCAAAAGGAGATTTAAGAAAATATTTTTATCCAATAAAAGAATATGAACTAATTCCACCACCACCGCCTAAAGAATATTTAGGAAAGCCTTATAATAACAAACGCTGATATCCTACTGTATAGCTATTTCCTGGATCTTACCCCTCGCTCTGCGAAGTTTGTAACTTCGTAGTGATAACAAAAACCCCATCGCAATTGCGGTGGGTTTTATTTTATAAAGCGACATTTTGTTTTACAAAATCTTTAAACTTTTTATTGGTAAGCATTTTATCGATGATTTTAAAGACGGTGCTTTTATCTTCTTCGTCGAGCTGTTGGATGAGTTCCATTTGTTCGAGAGTTGATTTATCTTCAATTACAATCTCTTTAGGAATTATATTTTCATTGTAATTGATAATCTGATCTGTGGTAAGATTAAAAAGTTTAGCCATTTTACTAAGTTCCGAAACCGTAAGTTCTCTTAATCCTTTTTCAATTTTGGAGTAAGTAGATTTATCTACGCCAATGTGCAAAGCGACTTCCTTTTGCATAAGGTTCTGCTTCTCACGTATCGTTTTAATGTTGTTTGCTAAATCCATAAAACAAAAGTAGAAATAAAATACACTATTTGCAATATGTGGAAAATTAATAAACTATTTAGTTGCTTTTAAGTAAACTAATAAGTATTTTTGTAGTAGAAAAATTAGCAACAAATATTTTCTTCTATGGAAATCTCCGCAATCAAAGAACGTTTAAGTTTATCCGAAGTCCTGAAGCATTACAACTTACAGCCTAAAAACAATATGCTCAGATGTTTTATGCATGATGATAAAACGGCAAGTCTTCAGGTGAATTTAGAAAAGAACTTTTACAAATGCCATGCTTGCGGAAAGACGGGAGACGTCATCCAGTTTATAGAAGATTACGAGACTTCGACAGGCTCAGTCTTGTCAAAACACGAAGCGATCAAGAAAGCTACGCTTTTGGTTGATGGTTCTCGGTTGTCGGTTGATGGTAAAAAGCCAACAACCAACAACAATACAAGAGGTACTGCGGAGAACCTTGGGCGGACTAATTTCTTAGGAGAAAGGTCTGCCCTTTTTTTAGAAAATACGTTCAGTTATTTTAGAAAAGCTTTGTACTGTTCCAATCCTGCAAAACAATATATCGAGAAAAGAAATTTAGACAACTCTATTTTAGAAATTGGTTACAACAGTGGTCAGTTCCATCACGGAGAAAGAAAAAGCGAAGAATTAATAAGAAATGCTTTAGAAGTTGGTTTATTATTAGATAAAGGATTAACCTATACAAATTACAGAAAAACAGGTGAAACCGACAAAGGAGGTTCGCCGAACGAAGAGAGGCAAAAAGGCTACAGTATTTTTGCAAATAAATGTATTGTTTTTCCTTTGAAGAATAAAGAAAACGAAATTGTAAGCTTTTATTTTAGAAGTATTCTTTATCCTTCACCTTTGGGAGGGAGAAACGATGGGGCGAAACATTTTTACTTAAAAAACCGCAGAGGAATTTATCCGGGATATCCGAAATCAGACACTAAAAAACTGATATTAACAGAAGCAATTATAGATTGTGCAAGTTTACTTCAGATAAAAGAAATTAGAGACAATTACAGTCTTATAAGTTGTTTTGGAACGAATGGACTGAATGAAGAGATTTTAACAGCAATAAAAGATCTTCCGGAACTCGAAGAAATTATCTTTTGTTTTGACCAGGATAAAGCAGGAAAAACGGCAGTAGAAAAGTATTCCAAAGAATTTAAAATTTATAATCCAAAATTTAAAATCTCCACCGTCGAATTGCCGAATAATGATGTAAACGAGACTTTGCAGTTACACAGCGAAGAAATATTTGCAGAATTACTGAATAATCGAAAAGATGTTTTTCTTTCAACTGAAGAAAAGAAAGTTGAAAAAATCACAGTTACAGAAGAAAAAAATCTGCGAAAATCTGTGCAATCTGTGGGACTCTTCGGCTACGCTCAGAGTGACAGCATTGACTTTTTACAACAAAAAGATTTACTTCAGAACCTGAATCAATTAATTGAAAAAGCAGGAATCATCGGCGAAGAAAACAGTAGACTTCTACTCTTTTTAATCACAATTAGCTACTTCAACAAAAGCCCATTGCACGGAATTGTACAAGGCTCAAGCGGAAGCGGGAAAACACATATTATTAGTAGGATTGCGGATTTAATGCCACAGGAAGACGTACTGAGATTTACAAGAATTACAGAATCCAGTTTGTATAATTGGGGAGAATTTGATCTGTTCGGGAAAATCATCATTATAGAAGACTTAGACGGTTTAAAGGAAGATGCGTTGTATGCGCTGAGAGAATTAATATCCAATCAAATATTAAGCAGTTTAACGAGTATTAAAGACAAAAAAGGAAATAATAAATCGACCAACAAAATCGTAAAAGGTCAGTTCAGTTCTTTGTCTGCAACAACGAAAGGAGAATTGTATGAGGACAATATGAATCGGAGTTTTATCATTGCTATTAATGAAAGCGAGGAACAGACGGAGAAAATAATATCTTATCAGAACCGCAGAAATGCCGGAGAAGTCGACAAAAGCGAAGAACAAAAAGCGATAAACTTTATACAGAAAATCGTCAGAAACCTAAAGCATTACGAAGTAATTAATCCGTTTGCAACACAAATACAATTGCCAAATAATGTGAAAAATAAGAGACGTTTAAATGAAATGTTTCAAAGTATTATAAAGCAAATTACATTAATCCATCAGTTCCAAAGAGAAGTTAAAAACGGTTTTTTGGTAACAGAAATTGAAGATATTGAGAATGCAGTTGAGATATTATTCGAGAGTATTATTTTAAAGATTGATGAATTGGACGGAAGTCTGAGACAGTTTTTTGAGAAACTGAAGAAAGCATTTAAAGAAGAAAGTTTCACAAGGTTTGATGCAATGGAAGTTACAGGATTTAAGAAAACGCAATTACAGTTCTACCTGAACGATTTAGTTAGATTGGAATATTTAAAACAAATCGGTTTTGCAAACAAAGGATTTAAGTATAAAATATCTTATAGTGATAATATTCAGAAAGTTAGAAAGGATTTAAAAGAAGCTTTTAACAAGCAGTTAGAAGAGCTAAAGAAGAAAAAATAAATTGCCAGTGCGGCTACGCACCGAACACAAGCGAACGCCAAACGGAAGCAAAACGAACGCTAGATTACTGGCAAAGCACGATGAATAAAGGAAAGTTGGCTAGCGTTCGGAAAAACACAAAATATTGAGTAAGCAAAACCATCATAGATGAAATACGAAGTATTCACGAACACCATAAAAAATAATAAACAGTGAGTAATGAAACAATCTTACCATTTAGAAAAGAATTACAGAATTTAGGATATTGCAAAACGGTTATAAACTCCTATCCAAAGCAGATTGAAAAGTTTTTGAAATATACCCGGAAAGAAAATTTTGAAGTACAAAGCAAAGACATTTTAGATTATTACACTTATCTGAAAACGATCATAAGTCCAAGAACCAAAAGACATTTAAGCGACAATTATCTTCACACTATTTTACTGTCAATCAAACTTTACTTCGATTATTTGCAAAGAACCGGAACAATAAAAATAAGTCCTTATCAGCTAAAAATAAAAGCTCCGAAATCAGAAGAAAGAAAAGTATTTACCAAAGAAGAAGTCATAAAATTATATGCAAAAAGCAACAGATTACAGACGATAATATTACACCTATGTTATGCGTGCGGATTACGAAGAAATGAAGCAACAGAGCTAAATACAAAAGATATAGACTTAGAAAATTGTTTGCTATATATCAAGAAAGGAAAAGGTAAAAAAAGAAGAGTAATACCATTTACAAAACAGGTTCAGAAAGACATAGAATTTTTTCTTTCAACTGAAAATAAGACTGAAAATTTATTGAATATTACAGCAATCAGAATCTATTATGAATTTACAAAACTGTTAAAGAAAACAGGATTAGAAAACAAAGGATTTACACTTCATTGTTTACGTCACACAATTGCAACGCAGTTATTAGAGCAAGGAATGGAGCTTGAAAAAGTGAGGGATTTTTTAGGACACGAATATTTAGGAACTACACAGATTTATACAAGAATCAATACAATGTAACAATTTACCAATGTGAAAATGTAGCAATGAAACCATCAACCGACAACCATCAACTAACAACTTTTTTAAGAAATGAATTATCTGAAGGAACAATAAAAACCTATCTCTACGAAATAGAAAAGTTTAAAAAACATTACAGAAATCCTGAGAAACTGAGCTATCAAAATTTAATGGAATATGTAGAATTATTAAGAAAAAACTACAATCCACAAAGTGTAAAAAGAACCATTTATGCGATCAAAAAATACTATGATTATTTAGTAGAAACAGGAAAGATAAAAATCAATATCGTTGCCAATATCAGGATAAAAGACGGTAAAGAAAATCCAATCCAATTACAGGAATTACTCACGGAAAAAGAACTACAAAGGCTTTTAGAACCAAGAGAAGAACGTTATCCGATTTTAGAAAAAAGGAATCAAATCATTATAAGCTTACTCGTTAATCAAGCGTTATTGGTTAGCGATATTGAAAGATTAAAGATTGAAAATTTAGATCTGAAAAATGCAAAGATTAGAATCAGAAAATCAGGAATTACGAACGAAAGAATATTAGAATTAAAAGCAGAACAAATATTATTGTTTTATGAATATTTAAAAGAAGAAAGAGAGATTTTAGGCAACAACCGACAACCAAAAACCAACAACTTTCTTTTAGGAAAACTAGGAACAAAAATTACTGCAGACGATATCAATTATTTAGTATCAACTTACAAGAAAAACTTTACAAAAAAACTTACATCAATCACCATCAGACAAAGTGTTATCAAACTGAAATTAGACCAGGGCGAAAACCTGAGAAAAGTACAATATTTTGCAGGGCACAAAAATGCAGATACAACAGAAAAATACAGAGAAACAGGAATTAATGCGTTACAAACAGCAATCAATCAATATCATCCAATCAAGTAAAAAAATGGAAGTCGGACTCCGACCGCTTGCATTTTGAATAATATCCCGCCCCACCGCTAAAAAAAGACATTTTCCTCCAAAGCTTGTCCGAAGCTTTTCCAACGCTTTAATGCCACAGCAAATTACATAATCGACATTATACGCAAATTGCCAACGCAAAACCGTTGCCTTCCACTCCGCTGAAGCTTCGTTACTGGCAAACCAGCACCATCTTTGCCTATAATGTGAGATTATGCAAAATGCTTTCCTTTGTTCCGTTTTTGAAAAAAACTCCACAGCAACCGCTTTTAGCCACCCGCTTTTCCCGAATCTTTCCAGCCCAAGAAAAAGACTTTTTTGCCAACGCTTCCCGCCCGTTCAAAGGAAAAAATGCGCCACCGCTCCGAAAGTCCTTCGATTGAAATTTTGTCTATAAAACACGGAAATATTAAAATGTGGATAAAGCCGAAGCTTTTCCCAGCACCATTTTACCCACATTTTAACATTTTACAACAACAGCGACAACGGAAAAACGACGATTATTTTTTTCAATTGAAATAAAAAATGTTGCGAAAAAAATCTACAAGAATTTATTTTTTCAACTGAAAAAGAAATATTACTTTTGAAACAGCGAGCAAGCGAAGACGTTCACAGTGTAAAGCCTCGCGCGAGAAGAAGTTGAGTAGGAAGTTTTGGGAAATGTGAGCGGGATTGTACAATTACAAGTACAACGGCAAGGAACTTCAGGAAACGGGAATGTATGATTACGGTGCAAGATTTTATATGCCTGATATTGGAAGATGGGGTGTTGTGGATCCGCTGGCGGAGATAGGTAGACGTTGGTCACCTTATACCTATGCACTTGATAATCCAATACGTTTTATCGACCCTGATGGGATGTGGCCATATCCAGTAACTACACGTTCTTTTGCTCCATTTCCAACATTTGGTGGAGGGTTTTCGGGAGACAGTAGAGGGTATTCTACTTCTAGAGATGTTACATCAAGACTCTCTCATAGTTATGTAATGAATACAGACAATCATACTTATACTAATTATGGAGCAACTTCAAGTCCTTCTTCGCATCCTCATTTAGGGACTGCTACTGCAACGAATGATGTTGGAAATATAAGTAATGCGGTATACACAACAAATACAGATGGAAGTACAACTACATCTTGGACAGCTAAAATGGCAGGGTCTAATCCATTAACTCCAAGTTTAGTTACTCCGTCTATTGATGTTACTACAAATTTTAGCTTAACTGAAAATAAAACAGCAGGAACATTAGGCGTAAGTGTAACTCAGACTGGTGATGCTTTTCCTTCCGCCGAAACTATGATTGGTGATACTGCGGGAAATCAATTAATGGTAGGTGTTAGCCCTGCGGTAGGAAATCCTATTGTAAATTTATTTGGAGATAGCAATCGTCCAATGATGTCAAATAACTTTACAGTTACAATGGACGAAAATGGTGTATTTACAGGAGTACAGCAAGGAGATAAAACATACTCTGTTGGTGATTGGAATAAAATGTATGAATCATCAAACACTGTTAAGATACCAGAGCAACAATATTTGCCTGATGCATCCGGCGCTCCAGTACCTCGTTAAAAATTAATAAGAATATGAAATTATTATATACAAATTGGATAAATATTGTTGGAGTCTTTATAGTATCATTTTTGTTTACCGCAATATTTGACTCTTTAGACCCAAATGTTTCAAGAAATTTTTATCAAGCAGTCATTGCTTCTCTAATAGGTATCCTTCTTTATGGAATGTTATTTTGGATTTGCTTTATCATTGCATTGATTATTTTGGATTTATTTTTAATCGTTTTCAATCAGAAACATTTAGAAATCAAACTGTTTTTAGAATGGATTATAATAAGTTCCCCTTTTATTTATTGGGCAATAAAATATCCTGAACAAAGAGCTTTATATATAGTTGCTGTAGCTACATTTTTTATTACGCAACTCTTAAGAAGAGGATTAATAAGCAAAGCCACTCTGTAAGTCTCCCCGAACGTTGGACAGAATTATACCCTCATTTTGTTTTGCAAAACTATAAAATATTTCATTCTGTTGTTGATGTTGGCAAAATTTGTTGAAAAGGAGAAAACTCGGTGTTGGGATTACCGTCTGACGAGTTTTCCTTTTTCAACAAATACTGCATTGGAGATAGGTTTCACAAGCTTTCATGAGGTCTGTTATTATTGTAATGCTCCATCCAATCAGAAGTTATTTCCCGTACTTCTATCAAATTATTGAAGATTCTTGCATCCAGAACCTCCGTCCTATAGCTTCTGTTGAACCTTTCAATAAAAGCATTCTGAACAGGTTTTCCCGGTTGAATGTACCGAATTTCAATTCTGTGTTTATGACACCAACTCGTGAAAACAGAACTCGTAAACTCGGGACCATTATCTGTTCGTATTGCTTTCGGTTTTCCTCTTTCCTTTACAATCCATTCCAATAGATCGGTCATATGCATTGCTCCAATGGAAAGCCCAACTTCAATCCAAATCGATTCTCTGTTATAATCATCAATAATGTTCAACGTTCTGAATCGTCTTGAGTTAAACAAAGAATCACTCATAAAGTCCATACTCCAAACTTCATTGTATTTTTCAGGAACTTCCAAGTTTTGTCTTTCTCTTGAAGCAAGTCTTCTCCTGCTTTTTCTCAAAATATTCAGTCCCAGTTTCTTGTAAACTCTATATACTTTCTTATGATTCCAACCAAAACCCTCATTACGAAGACTGTGAAACATTTTCTTGAATCCATAGCTGGGATGCTTTTCAGAAAGATGATTCAGGCAATCAATTACGTCCGTATCATCTTTTCTTTTGGGATGATAGTAATAGCTGCTTCGCTCCAAATTCAAAGATTTACACGCCTGCCGAATGTTCATCGGATATTCCGAAACTAGATAAGTGACCACTTCCCGTTTTGTGGCA
This region includes:
- a CDS encoding tyrosine-type recombinase/integrase; translated protein: MKPSTDNHQLTTFLRNELSEGTIKTYLYEIEKFKKHYRNPEKLSYQNLMEYVELLRKNYNPQSVKRTIYAIKKYYDYLVETGKIKINIVANIRIKDGKENPIQLQELLTEKELQRLLEPREERYPILEKRNQIIISLLVNQALLVSDIERLKIENLDLKNAKIRIRKSGITNERILELKAEQILLFYEYLKEEREILGNNRQPKTNNFLLGKLGTKITADDINYLVSTYKKNFTKKLTSITIRQSVIKLKLDQGENLRKVQYFAGHKNADTTEKYRETGINALQTAINQYHPIK
- a CDS encoding IS3 family transposase, with translation MVKPATKREVVTYLVSEYPMNIRQACKSLNLERSSYYYHPKRKDDTDVIDCLNHLSEKHPSYGFKKMFHSLRNEGFGWNHKKVYRVYKKLGLNILRKSRRRLASRERQNLEVPEKYNEVWSMDFMSDSLFNSRRFRTLNIIDDYNRESIWIEVGLSIGAMHMTDLLEWIVKERGKPKAIRTDNGPEFTSSVFTSWCHKHRIEIRYIQPGKPVQNAFIERFNRSYRTEVLDARIFNNLIEVREITSDWMEHYNNNRPHESL